In Deltaproteobacteria bacterium, the sequence GGCGTGCAGCCCATCCTCATCGACGGAGAGAAGTACGAGGGCCACTTCGCCAAGGTGGCGCTGAACGTGATCAAGAGGCCCGGGAGCGAGGAGAACGCGCTGCCCAAGGTGCTGCGCGGCTGGTTCGGCCCCGACGCGGGCAAGAGCGGGACCAACTTCCTCGTGGCCTGCGAGCCCACCGAGGACGGCGTGCGGCTGACGCCGAAGACGCGCCCGGCGGAGACGAAGGGCCCCGAGCGCTGGAAGCGCTACTCGCGCGAGCAGATCCCGCCGCTCTTCGGGCTGGAGTTCTCGGAGGCCATCTGGAACGCGGGCTTCGTCTCGACGCCGAAGCACCTCTTCCTGCTGGTGACGCTGGAGAAGGCGCAGATGCTGGAGGGCCACAAGTACGCGGACCACTTCCTGTCGGCGGACGCGTTCGAGTGGCAGAGCCAGAACCGAACGACGCAGGCCAGCAAGCACGGCCAGCTCATTCGCGAGCACGTGGCGAAGGGCATCGAGGTGGAGCTCTTCGTGCGCGCGGAGAAGAAGATCCGCAGCGAGGCCGCGCCGTTCCTCTACTGCGGCCCGGTGACGTTCGAGAGCTGGAAGGGCGAGAAGCCGATCACTGTGCGGTGGAAGCTCGGTGAGCCGGTGCCGGAGGGGATGCGCGCGGAGTTGGGCGTGCAGCCGGCGCCCCCACGTGCGCGGTAGCGCCTCATGGGACGAGCGGCGGCGCACAAGCCTCAGACTCCAGAGCCTTCCGAGTGTCGAGGCGGCATGAAGGTTGTGTGCATGCCTTCATGTCGCTTGTCGTTAATACCGCCTGGCGTTATGCTTGTCTGGTGATACAGGCGTTCGGCGACAAGGCGACAGAAGACATCTTCAACGGAATCAACTCGCGCGAGGCGAGAAGGATCCCGCGGACTGTCTGGCCGGTGGTTCAACGCAAGCTCGATATGCTCAACGCGGCGACCGATCTGCGCGACCTGACGTCGCCGCCGGGAAACCGCCTGGAAGCTTTGCGAGGCAACCTGGCGGGCAAGCACTCGATCCGGGTCAACGACCAGTACCGGATCGTCTTCAGATGGATGAACGGCAATGCGTACGATGTCGTGGTGACCGATTACCACTGAGATTTCCGAAAGTAGATCGACCATGCTCCCGAAGAATCGACCCCCGACGCACCCGGGTGAGGTGTTGAACGAGGAGTTTCTGGCTCCGAAGAAGATGACCCAGGCGCAGCTCGCCAGCGCCCTGGGCGTATCGGTGCAGACCGTGAACCTCCTGGTGAATGGCAAGCGCTCGATCACCGCCGAGACCGCTCTGGGACTGGCGCGCGTCTTCAAGACCACGCCGCTGTTTTGGATGAACCTCCAGGCGCTCTTCGACCTGTGGCACGCTGCGCGCGCCATCAACGCGCACGCGTAGGGTCATTCATCCGCGACCACACGGCGAAGGGCATCGAGGTGGAGCTCTTCTGCGAGGCCGCGCCGTTCATCTCCTGCGGCCCCCGCTCTGCGAGAACGTGCTCTTCCCTGCGCCGTTGATGCCGGCGACGAGCACGAACCACGGGGGGCCACTCATCGCTTATGGAGTGACAGCTTGACCGCGTTCCGGAAGGCCGCCTCGAGCCTGCGGCCCAGTTTCGGGTCGTCGAGCCTGGTCTTCTTGGCAGGCACGCGACCGGGCAAGCGGCTGACGACCTTGCCCTCAGCGGGCCTCTCGAGCGGAACCTTGACGATCTCGGCGTGCTTCCCACGGACCCGAGCAATGAGCTCGAACCGACCCGTCTTCGTGGTGGCCTTCTTGGCGCGTGGCATGGT encodes:
- a CDS encoding DUF3427 domain-containing protein, which gives rise to MPKVLRGWFGPDAGKSGTNFLVACEPTEDGVRLTPKTRPAETKGPERWKRYSREQIPPLFGLEFSEAIWNAGFVSTPKHLFLLVTLEKAQMLEGHKYADHFLSADAFEWQSQNRTTQASKHGQLIREHVAKGIEVELFVRAEKKIRSEAAPFLYCGPVTFESWKGEKPITVRWKLGEPVPEGMRAELGVQPAPPRAR
- a CDS encoding type II toxin-antitoxin system RelE/ParE family toxin, which translates into the protein MSLVVNTAWRYACLVIQAFGDKATEDIFNGINSREARRIPRTVWPVVQRKLDMLNAATDLRDLTSPPGNRLEALRGNLAGKHSIRVNDQYRIVFRWMNGNAYDVVVTDYH
- a CDS encoding HigA family addiction module antidote protein; amino-acid sequence: MLPKNRPPTHPGEVLNEEFLAPKKMTQAQLASALGVSVQTVNLLVNGKRSITAETALGLARVFKTTPLFWMNLQALFDLWHAARAINAHA